A DNA window from Mesoplasma coleopterae contains the following coding sequences:
- a CDS encoding HU family DNA-binding protein has protein sequence MKIIKSYKFKLSIIILLMILSTTLLIIFKLLNNFYYGNEQWSQTISDVFASHVFKNWFKNTNGFMLGPIGLYSMVQSNLYSGSTFLTPVFLDALINWIYLFAILGLIILLILNLIFKNKIIESAPNYSHEKVEVQENKNSQLIIKEKVTREDKLVKKTSYDKVSKKYLIDRLAEMYPDYKKKTINEIVNNLVQNIENHLINGEEVLIENFGKLVKMEKPVKQAINPSNGESVEVPASTIIKFKPSRNLKLIMSDTKWTGIKYNKKTIETITIEEEQK, from the coding sequence ATGAAAATAATCAAAAGTTATAAATTCAAATTATCAATTATCATCTTGCTTATGATACTTTCAACCACTTTATTGATTATTTTTAAACTATTAAATAATTTTTACTATGGAAATGAACAATGAAGTCAAACTATTTCAGATGTTTTTGCTTCACATGTTTTTAAAAATTGATTTAAAAACACAAATGGTTTCATGCTAGGACCAATTGGTTTATATTCAATGGTTCAATCTAATTTATATAGTGGTTCTACTTTTTTAACACCAGTTTTTTTAGATGCATTGATTAACTGAATATATTTATTTGCTATTTTAGGTTTAATAATTCTATTAATTTTAAATTTAATTTTCAAAAATAAAATAATTGAGAGTGCGCCAAATTATTCTCATGAAAAAGTAGAAGTTCAAGAAAATAAAAATTCACAATTAATTATTAAAGAAAAAGTTACTAGAGAAGATAAATTAGTTAAAAAAACTAGTTATGATAAAGTATCAAAAAAATATTTAATTGATAGACTTGCAGAGATGTATCCTGACTATAAAAAGAAAACAATTAATGAAATTGTTAATAATTTAGTTCAAAATATTGAAAATCATTTAATAAACGGAGAAGAAGTTTTAATTGAAAACTTTGGTAAATTAGTTAAGATGGAGAAACCGGTAAAACAAGCAATTAATCCATCAAATGGAGAAAGCGTAGAAGTACCTGCGTCAACTATAATTAAATTTAAACCTTCACGTAATTTAAAATTGATTATGTCAGATACAAAATGAACAGGAATTAAATATAATAAAAAAACAATTGAAACAATAACAATTGAAGAAGAACAAAAATAA